From Carassius carassius chromosome 15, fCarCar2.1, whole genome shotgun sequence:
tttgtgtcaaaacaccaaacaattagcgaaaacgaatctttgaaaatcattaacaaagaatgaagcatatttgaagagcattcattattattgaaacaaatgtaattccataaatcaatcaacaaattaataaataaagaagatattatataaatattacatttctaagAATTGCTGCACAATCACTGTCTGTGGACAGATGATAGAGAGAAAGCCGAGAATGAAGCTGTAAAActgtaaattgtttatttacagGGTATGAAGAAATTAACAATTATTGACAAGCTGTTTTCAaattcaattttagttttagtcaataCAAAGCCATTTCATACCTCTGAATAATGATCCATCAGTCGTAAAGTCCACAGTCTCTGATGCACTGTCAGCTGGATCTGTGTATCCTGGTTATTAGTTCAGTTCAAACATAATGTGACATAAATAAGACATGCATAAATACATTGTGTTAttaacagcatgtgtgtgtgtgcagctgaaGTCATCTCAGTGTTTGAGGTAATGATCTATTTATCTATATAGGCTGGAGGAATTTAGTTCAGATGCACCGTATTGTAGAGATGCAAGAACCATACATAGTCAAGTCATAATGATTCATTTAATCGACTCTCTCTTTCTCGGCCCTCATGAAACTCACCTGCAGTTCTTTGTGTGGAAGGAGATGCTGGGATCCATCAAACCAGGTGAAGAATATGACAAAACACACATTGTAAAATTCAGCAAAAGTGAAACAAGATTTGCATTCATGGAAAATGCCAGCACTTGTGAAGTAACGTGCTAAAGTTTTAAGTGAGGTTTAATTTTAGACTTTGATACTGTGCTTGTCACGACCCTGTGTTTGTCTTTTCTGTTTCTGTCAACTGTGTGTGAGAACTAcatgcctatttatttattttttggccagATCTATTAAACAATTcgaaaatacattaaatactaatacaaataatactacaatgataattaaaaaaaaatctagtgtaTAAAATCTATTATAATtcatgaatcaatcaatcaatcaacaaattaataattaaaaaagatattatataaatattacatatctAAGAATTGCTGCACAATCACTGTCTGTGGACAGATGATAGAGAGAAAGCAGAGAATGAATATGAAACTGTAAAttgttttttaacagtgtatgaaGCAATTAACAATTATTGACAAGctgttttcaaattcaaattttagttttagtcaataCAAAGCCATTTCATACCTCTGAATAATGATCCATCAGTCGTAAAGTCCACAGTCTCTGATGCACTGTCAGCTGGATCTGTGTATCCTGGTTATTAGTTCAGTTCAAACATAATGTGACATGAACAAGACATGCATAAATACATTGTGTTAttaacagcatgtgtgtgtgtgcagctgaaGTCATCTCAGTGTTTGAGGTAATGATCTATTTATCTATATAGTTTGGAGGAACATTAGTAATCAATCATGTCATGTTTCCTAATCGGAGAGCCTTCCAATACTTATTAAAGAAATTTTGTGTCTTACCAGAATACCTGACAATATATGCGGCTGAGGTCTTCGCTTCATTTCTCTGAGTAACCAGACATCTCCACTCTGTGTTGTTATCTTCATCCAGGAGTGTTGTTGTCAGGGTGCTGTTACAGTGTCCTGGTGGAGATATCTGATATCTAGAGTCTGTCTGTAGATCCTCACCAGCCTGATTCACCCAGATCAGCTGAACTCCCTCAGCACGGACCAAAGTATCACAAGAAACTTGATCATGATACAACTGACAGAAGAGAGTTACAGAGCTGCCGCTTCTGATCTGAGTGGATGATGGAGAGactgaaactgaaaataaaacagatattaaatGACTGATTTCAGTCTTTTCAGGGACAACAATACCACTGTTATACCAAATCaccatacaggtgcatctcaataaattagaatgttgtgtaaaagtttatttatttcagtaattcaactcaaatgggGAAACTTGTGTGtttaataaattcagtgcacatagactgaagtagtttaagtctttggttcttttaattgtgatgattttggctcacattttcaaaaaaaaaaacactatctcaacaaattagaatatgatgacatgccaatcatctAATCAACTCGTCTCAGAAcagctgcaaaggtttcctgagccttcaaaatggtctcggTGTTGTCCACTagtctacacaatcatggggaaaactgctgatctgacagttgtccagaagacaatcattagcccctttcacactgggattccggcaaatacacgggtaatgtgtcccggcaattgttccagggtagctagattttgcactttcgcactgccagtgattacccagaATATGTCCGcgcattcacacacaacccgtaaaggtcccgtaacgacatgtgacatcaggagactgaggaactaactgatctctgcttcattacagtttgcacatattttttcgtcgcgaatgttgatctgccttctaaacacctggtaaaagagtcacgcgataacgcgcgtcatcactacgacacggcattagatcttttgttcacacagagctcgttccaggactgaacccggcaatgttactaggtccccgacccgggatcaGTCTCGGAATCAATCCcgtgatgtgctttcacacagaagtcCGACGTGTGAAAGGGAATATTGATAGCCtacacaaggagggtaagccacaaacattaattgccaaagaagctggctgttcagagTGATGTatctaagcatgttaacagaaagttaagtggaaggaaaaagtgaggaagaaaaaagtgcacaaccaacagagagaactgcagccttatgaggattgtcaagcaaaattgattcaagaatctGAGTGAAGAATGGACaaagaatggactgaggctggggtcaaggcatcaagagcaaccacacacagacgtgacaAGAAATCTGgggatttggggtgcaatgtcatctgccggtattggtccactgtgtttttttgaaaccaaagtcactgcccccgttaccaagaaattttggagcacttcatgcttccttctgctgaccagctttttgaagatgctgatttcattttccagcaggatttggcacctgcccacactgccaaaatgaCCAAAAGTATTTtaggctattgtcaagaggaaaatgagaaacaagagcccaaaaaatgcagatgagctgaaagccactgtcaaagaaacctggactccataccacctcagcagtgccacaaactgatctcctccatgccacgccgtatTGAggcattaaagcaaaaggaggccCTACcatgtattgagtacatgtacagtaaataaacactttccagaaggccaacaattcactatgtttttttttggtcttaagtattctaatttgttgagatgagtgaattggtgggttgttgttaaatgtgagccaaaatcatcacaagaaccaaagacttaaactacttcagtctgtgtgcatttaatttaatacagaagtttcacaatttgagtagaattaatgaaaataaattagcttttccacaacattctaatttattgagatgcacctgtataatcaCAATATTCAAAGAAACACTAACCATGAAGAAAATGCAGATAAATACGTTCCTCAGTTCCTTGTTGTTGTCCATTCACATATCGTTGGCAGCTGTAAGATCCATAatcatcttttgtaacattcctGATGTTCAGAGAGCAGTCAGAGCCCAGACTCAGTCTCTCATGTCTCTCTATATCATTCTTCTTCTTCCCTCCATAAACCAGTTCAACTGTCTCAGACTGTCTGCTATAGGTCCATGAGGTTGATGTGCAGCTTGAACGAGCAATTTTACAAGGCAGATGGACATTTTTACCAGAACTGCAGAACTTGTTATTGTCATCCACTTCAATAGtacctattaataataataataataataataatagacaatTAAAGATTGTGAACAAACTTTGAAGCAGGCTTTAAAAAGCCTATTTGAAGTGTTTTATAAAGCTTGCAGCTTAAAGGTTTTGAGTTAAAGAAGTTTGaataaatgatagatagatttttttgtcTTGTCAAACAAATGATCAAGGCAGAGCAATTGGTGTTGAACTCAAGTTCAGGGTAGTATTGCAGAAAGCAAGGTTAACTAACTGTCACACAAACCCCCGAACTCCATGCTGATTAACCCAAACCTTTTTCTCTATGAATTTTgtttaatagaaataaaaatataataatttgcaaaaatCCTTTTGAATGCAGTATGGATTACTGTGCgagatgataataaaataaatagagtaAAATAAGCATTGCTTTATGTTTTGATTGGGCTTtagaattaaaatacaaatatatgttgtatataaaatacagataaaatatttaatataatattttgtgaGCGGCTGCTCCGGTCAAATTTTGTTCAGAGAATAGGTTGCTATGGCTACATAATCTGAAAGATACAGGAGCCAAAATTATCTGTTCACATATTCGTAAACTAACCAAGGTATGCTACATAAAGTttactttataattattttaacataaataGAGCTTTGCAAAATAATTTAGAGTGTGACAGCAGTATATGCACAATTCTAAACATGCATTAAGGAATAAAACAGTATTTACACCACATGACTCTGAGAAAACGACTTGATAAAATGGTAGATATTTAAACTTCAGACACTATGTGAGAATAGTTAAACTAAATTGTTTATATAGATGGTTGTTCACATCATGCATCTTTTATCTTTTAGATcatatgcagattttttttaccTGTGAGAAGTGAACAGAGAAGGATCAGTCCCAGCAGACACATGTGACACTTATCAGCCATCGTCTGTTTCTGTCagtctttattttcattatatggtTACAGCTCTTCCCTTAAACATCATAAGCTCCTCCTGTCAGTGATCACTTCCTCTGCTGCAGTCTGATTTCACCATCTGATTAGTCCTGACACTATGATACAGCTGCATTTCACACACTGATGAAGAATGAAGTGGTTTATTCCtcatgttttgtattttgtttgttttcctgtttgatatagtatttgtaatttaatatagTAATTTAATTCTTCTCGTTCTGCTCCCTTCTCATCATTTACCATGGTTAAGTTCAGGTGTTGATTGTTTAGGCTTGTTACTTCGGTCTATTCCGTTGATGTTTAGGCTAACCAGAAGTTACAAATTTAGcagttagggtttttttttttctttttttattctacctTATAAGTGACACTGAAATGTAACACTAATATTTTCAAAGGGGCACTGAAATAAGTGGACACTGTGTTACTGgactcattaaaaacaaaaatgctgtaAACACAATGAATCTACATCAGTAACTCAACCATCCACCAGATCTCAAAACACACAACAGGACTACAAAAACGTTTTATTAtcagcaatatttttttatctaataacaAGTTTTAAATATTGCCTTGCCTGTTAATTGTTGTGTAACTAAAAAGcagtaatgtaattttttttcattttatttatttgaggtTTTGAAACATGTTACTACATTATGAGAGCTCAGTTTGAaattagtgaagtgaagtgacatttggccaagtatggtgacccatactcagaatttgtgctctgcatttaacccatccgaagtgcacacacacactgtgaacacacacccggagcagtgggcagccatttatgctgcagcgcccggggagcagttgggggttcggtgccttgctcaagggcacctaagtcgtggtattgagggtggtgagagaactgtacatgcactccccccacccacaattcctgccggcccgagactcgaacccacaacccttc
This genomic window contains:
- the LOC132157912 gene encoding contactin-3-like, which gives rise to MADKCHMCLLGLILLCSLLTGTIEVDDNNKFCSSGKNVHLPCKIARSSCTSTSWTYSRQSETVELVYGGKKKNDIERHERLSLGSDCSLNIRNVTKDDYGSYSCQRYVNGQQQGTEERIYLHFLHVSVSPSSTQIRSGSSVTLFCQLYHDQVSCDTLVRAEGVQLIWVNQAGEDLQTDSRYQISPPGHCNSTLTTTLLDEDNNTEWRCLVTQRNEAKTSAAYIVRYSGYNLCMSLK